In Pseudonocardia sp. DSM 110487, the sequence CGCGTCGCGGCGCTGTCCTTGCCGGGGCAGACGGCCTAGCTACGTCCCGGAGCGCAGGGCCGCACCGGCAGGTACCGCGGGCGCGGTATCCGGGATCGCCTCCTGAGCGGGACGCGCCGGTATGCCCGATTCCGGATCGTGAGGACTCCGATCCGAACAAGGGAGATGCACCATGGCCGTCCCCGCTTCTGCCCGGAACCGGTCCGCGCCGCAGCTCGGCGCCGCCGTCCTCGCGCCCATCGGCTTTCTCGGGGCGTTCCTCGCGGTGGGCCCGGTGTCCGGCGCGTTCGCGGACAGGCCGTTGCCGATGCCCGACGCGCCGGTCTCGGAGGTGGCCGCGTACTACGCGGCGAACCCCCTCTCGATCATGCTCACCGCGGGTCTGCAGGTCCTCTCGGTGGCCTGTCTGGCGGTGTTCGTCGGCTTCCTCGCGCCGGCCCTGCGCGCGGTCGGCGCCGCGTGGCTGCCGCGCGTCGGCTACCTGTCCGTCGCCGCCATGGTGGTGTCGTCCGCGCTGTCGGTGACGCTCGTGATGCTCGTGACGTCGGTGACCGACGCCGCGGTCGTGGCGCTGCGCCAGGCGAACTTCTACGCGGGCGGCGTGGTCGCCGTCGTGACGCTCGGCGTGTTCGTCCTCGGCTCGGCGATGCTCCTCGGCCGCGAGCGCCTGTTCGGTGCGCCCACCCGCTGGTTCGGCCTCGTGGCAGGCGGGATCGCGGTGCTGTCCGTCCTGTCGCTGGTCATCTACCCCGCCAGCATCGCCCTCCCGGCCGGGCGGGTGCTGTCGATGGTGTGGACGATCGTCGCGGGCGTCGGCGTTTACCGGCGACTGACCTAGCCAGTAGGACACCTGTACTCTTTGACCGTGACCGCAGCTCCGGGGCGTCGCAGGGACGCGCTGCGTCCGTTCGCCCGCACCCGCCTCTACGAGCAGCTCGTCGAGCGATTGCTGGACCACATCCACGCCGAAGGTCTGAAGGTCGGCGACCGGCTGCCGCCCGAACGTGAGCTCGCCACCCAACTGGCCGTCAGCCGGGCGACAGTGAGCCAGGCGCTCGTCGCGCTCGAGGTCCAGGGCGTGATCGACGTCCGGCACGGCGACGGCGCGGTGATCCAGGACATCCCGGCCGACCGCCAGGTGCTCGCCGCGCTGTATGCGCGGCGGCACCGCCTCCGCGAGGTGATCGAGGCCCGCGAGGCGCTCGAGGTGAAGCTCGCCGGGCTCGCCGCGACGCGGCGCACCGAGGACGACCTCGCCGCCATCGACGCCGCGCTCGACGCGATGAACCGCGACATCGAGGGCGGCGGCCGGGGGGTGTCCGGCGACGAGCAGTTCCACGCCGCCGTCACCGCCGCGGCGCACTCGGGCCTGCTCGCCCGGCTCATGGCCGAGATCTCCGAGCTGATCCGGGAGAGCCGGATCGAGTCGCTGGCCCAGCCGGGACGTCCGCGCGAGTCCCTCGAAGCGCACCGCAAGGTCGCCGACGCCATCCGCGAGGGCGACGCGGCCGGCGCGGGCGCGGCGATGGCCGCCCACATCGAGGCGGTTTCCGACGTCGCGCTGCTGCGCGACTAGTGATCTGACGTTCCTCACGTCTCTTCCCTGGGTGACGCACGTCCCTTGACAAGTGTCCCAGAGACCGATTGGCTAGGCCACTCAGCCACGCGTGATCTCAGTCAACGATGACGCGCCTCGTGTGGGCCACCCGGCCCCGGAGACCCAAGGAACGATCATGGCCCCAGAGTGGTTGTCCATCATCGCGCTCGTCGCGCTGTTCGTCGTCGGCACTGTGCTGCCGATCAACATGGGAGCGCTCGGCTTCGTCGCCGCGTGGCTCGTGGGGATGTACGCCCTCGGGCTCTCCGAGCGGGAGATCATCGACGGCATCAGCGGCGACCTGGTGCTGACGCTGGTGGGCGTCACCTACCTGTTCGCCATCGCCCGCAACAACGGCACCGTCGACCTGATCGTCCGCGGCGCCGTACGCCTCGTCGGTGGCCGGGTGGGGCTCGTCCCGTGGGTGATGTTCGCCGTCACGGCCGTCCTCACCGCGATCGGCGCCGCGAGCCCCGCGGCCTGCGCGATCGTCGGGCCGATCGCGCTCGGGTTCGCCGGCCGGCACAAGATCAGCCCGCTGATGATGGGGATGTTCGTCGTGCACGGCGCCCAGGCGGGCGGGTTCTCGCCGATCAGCATCTACGGCGTGATCACCAACTCGGTGATGCGGGAGAACGGCCTTCCCGTGAGCGAGGAGGCCATCTTCCTGGCGAGCCTGGTCTTCAACCTGGCCATCGCGGTGGTGCTGTTCCTCGCACTCGGCGGGCGCGAGCTCATGGGCAGGCGCCTCGGAACCGACGAGCTGGACGTCGAGCCGCCCCCGCCCGTGTCGGGCGGCGGGGTTGCCACGGCGCCGCCCGTGGTCAAGAACAGCCGGAAGATGCTCACCGACCAGGTCATCACCCTCGTCGCCTTCGTCGCGGTGGCCCTCGTGGCGCTCGTGTTCGAGCGGAACATCGGGTTCACCGCCATCACCGCGGCCGTGATCCTGACCGCGCTCTTCCCGAAGGAGCAGAAGGGCGCCATCAAGCAGATCGCCTGGTCGACCGTGCTGCTCGTCGCCGGCGTCAGCACGTTCGCGACGATCCTCAGCACGGCGGGCGCCCCGGAGGCGGTCGGCAACTGGGCCGCCGGACTCGGCACGGTCCTCATCGGCGCGCTGGTGCTGTGCTACGTCGGCGGCGTGACCTCGGCGTTCGCCTCCTCGACGGCGCTGCTGCCGATCATCATCCCGATCGCGATCCCGCTGATCGCCTCCGGTGACGTGAGCGCCGTCGCGGTGGTCGCCGCCCTCGCGGTGTCCTCGACGATCGTCGACGTCAGCCCGTTCTCGACCAACGGCGCGCTGATGGTCGCCAACCGGCCGGACAGCATCCCCGAGGACCGGTTCTACAAGCAGATCCTGGGCTACAGCGTGATCGTCACCGTCGCGGGGCCGCTGCTCGCGTGGGCCGCCCTCGTCGTCACCGGCGTGATCTGAAAGAGGTGAGCTCGATGTCCGATGCTGGTCCGTTGTCCGGCACGCTGGTGGTCGACCTGTCCCGGGCGCTGGCCGGGCCGCACGCCACGATGATGCTCGGCGACCTCGGCGCACGGGTGATCAAGGTCGAGGCGCCGGGCGCGGGTGACGACACCCGCGGCTGGGGCCCGCCGTTCGTCGGCGACCCGGACGCGGAGGAGTCGACGTACTTCCTCTCGGCCAACCGCAACAAGGAATCCATCACCCTGAACCTCAAGGCGCCCGGCGACCGGGCGACGCTGCTCGAGCTGGTCGAGCGCGCGGACGTCCTGGTCGAGAACTTCCGCACCGGGGTGCTGGACCGGCTCGGGCTCGGGTTCGACGTGCTGCACGACGTGAACCCCGGGCTGGTCATCCTCTCGATCACCGGCTTCGGGCACGACGGTCCCGAGGGCGGCCGGGCCGGGTACGACCAGATCGCGCAGGGCGAGGCGGGCCTGATGTCGCTGACCGGGTCTGGCCCGGACGATCCGCAGAAGGTCGGCACCCCCATCGCCGACCTGCTGGCCGGCATGTACGGCGCCTACGGAGCCCTTGCCGCGCTGATCGAACGCGCCCGCACCGGTGCGGGCACCGTGGTGCGCACCTCGCTGCTCGCTGCCACCGTCGGCGTGCACGGGTTCCAGGCCACCCGGTGGACCATGGCCGGCGAGGTCGGGCGGGGGCAGGGCAACCACCACGCGTCCATCGCGCCGTACGGGCTGTTCCGCTGTGCCAACGGCGCGGTGCAGATCGCCGTCGGGAGTGAAGGGCTCTGGCAGCGGTTCTGTGCGGCCTTCGACATCGACGCCGAGATGTCCGGCTTCGCCACCAACCCGGAGCGGGTCGCCCACCGCGAGAAGCTCGTCGACGTCATCGAGGACGCCTTCGGGCGGTGGACGGCCGCCGACCTGCTCGCCCGGCTCGCCGAGGCAGGCGTCCCCGCGGGCAAGGTACGGACCCTCGACGAGGTGTACGCGTGGGAGCAGACCCACAGCCAGGGGCTGCTCATCGACGTCGACCACGCGACACTGGGTCCCGTGCAGCTCGCGGGCCCGCCGCTGCGGTTCTTCGACCGGGACGGCCGGGAAGTCACGAGGACGGCGCACACGGCGCCGCCCACGCT encodes:
- a CDS encoding CaiB/BaiF CoA-transferase family protein — protein: MSDAGPLSGTLVVDLSRALAGPHATMMLGDLGARVIKVEAPGAGDDTRGWGPPFVGDPDAEESTYFLSANRNKESITLNLKAPGDRATLLELVERADVLVENFRTGVLDRLGLGFDVLHDVNPGLVILSITGFGHDGPEGGRAGYDQIAQGEAGLMSLTGSGPDDPQKVGTPIADLLAGMYGAYGALAALIERARTGAGTVVRTSLLAATVGVHGFQATRWTMAGEVGRGQGNHHASIAPYGLFRCANGAVQIAVGSEGLWQRFCAAFDIDAEMSGFATNPERVAHREKLVDVIEDAFGRWTAADLLARLAEAGVPAGKVRTLDEVYAWEQTHSQGLLIDVDHATLGPVQLAGPPLRFFDRDGREVTRTAHTAPPTLDGDGASVRAWLAGTERR
- a CDS encoding SLC13 family permease: MAPEWLSIIALVALFVVGTVLPINMGALGFVAAWLVGMYALGLSEREIIDGISGDLVLTLVGVTYLFAIARNNGTVDLIVRGAVRLVGGRVGLVPWVMFAVTAVLTAIGAASPAACAIVGPIALGFAGRHKISPLMMGMFVVHGAQAGGFSPISIYGVITNSVMRENGLPVSEEAIFLASLVFNLAIAVVLFLALGGRELMGRRLGTDELDVEPPPPVSGGGVATAPPVVKNSRKMLTDQVITLVAFVAVALVALVFERNIGFTAITAAVILTALFPKEQKGAIKQIAWSTVLLVAGVSTFATILSTAGAPEAVGNWAAGLGTVLIGALVLCYVGGVTSAFASSTALLPIIIPIAIPLIASGDVSAVAVVAALAVSSTIVDVSPFSTNGALMVANRPDSIPEDRFYKQILGYSVIVTVAGPLLAWAALVVTGVI
- a CDS encoding FadR/GntR family transcriptional regulator — encoded protein: MTAAPGRRRDALRPFARTRLYEQLVERLLDHIHAEGLKVGDRLPPERELATQLAVSRATVSQALVALEVQGVIDVRHGDGAVIQDIPADRQVLAALYARRHRLREVIEAREALEVKLAGLAATRRTEDDLAAIDAALDAMNRDIEGGGRGVSGDEQFHAAVTAAAHSGLLARLMAEISELIRESRIESLAQPGRPRESLEAHRKVADAIREGDAAGAGAAMAAHIEAVSDVALLRD